Proteins from a genomic interval of Chanodichthys erythropterus isolate Z2021 chromosome 8, ASM2448905v1, whole genome shotgun sequence:
- the rassf8b gene encoding ras association domain-containing protein 8b, with protein MRGMELKVWVDGVQRIVCGVTEVTTCQEVVIALAQAIGRTGRYTLIEKWRETERHLAPHENPVVSLNKWGQYASDVQLVLQRTGPSLSERPTSETSARAPERSLYRQSLPPMAKLRPTANDRSLKRREPKRKSLTFTGGAKGLREIFGKSREGETKQRTVNANRSSTPAPTQELSRLVQLQKDKLRVLEQKLQRCEAELQQQLTEEEEEELVELEQQVRRNEAEMKEHEFWENELQIEQDNERQLREQLQELRSRVQECEEQLGEYLARIQCMEAGLEAERLQQELMETRLADEMEVRSRLDKARAELDMQVQQAARLESSCRAVELSLGQSNIRLQEREQELEQLTKELRQVNLQQFIQQTGTKVTVLPADPNEEEANAESENQSGSLKRLGSTRQLPADLRVLQSPLNTTFNPEGIYV; from the exons ATGAGAGGCATGGAGCTGAAGGTATGGGTGGATGGAGTGCAGCGTATCGTCTGCGGGGTCACAGAGGTCACCACATGTCAAGAGGTTGTGATCGCTTTGGCCCAAGCAATAG GGCGGACTGGTCGCTACACACTGATTGAAAAATGGCGTGAGACAGAGAGGCACCTGGCACCCCATGAGAATCCTGTGGTTTCTCTGAATAAGTGGGGTCAGTATGCTAGTGATGTGCAGTTAGTGCTTCAACGTACAGGCCCTTCTCTGAGCGAGCGCCCCACCTCGGAAACCTCTGCAAGAGCCCCTGAGCGCAGCCTATACCGCCAAAGTCTCCCTCCAATGGCAAAGCTCCGGCCCACAGCCAACGATCGTTCCCTCAAACGCCGTGAACCAAAACGCAAGTCCCTCACTTTCACCGGTGGTGCCAAGGGGTTACGTGAAATCTTTGGGAAGAGTCGTGAGGGTGAGACCAAGCAGAGAACGGTGAACGCAAACCGCAGCAGCACACCGGCACCTACACAGGAGCTGTCCCGCCTGGTGCAGTTGCAGAAAGACAAGCTGCGCGTCCTAGAGCAGAAACTGCAACGCTGTGAGGCCGAGTTGCAGCAGCAATTGACggaggaagaagaagaggagttGGTCGAACTAGAGCAGCAGGTCCGCAGGAATGAGGCGGAGATGAAGGAGCATGAATTCTGGGAGAATGAGCTGCAGATTGAGCAGGACAACGAGAGGCAACTGCGCGAGCAGCTGCAGGAACTGCGTAGCCGTGTACAAGAGTGCGAGGAGCAGCTGGGAGAGTACCTGGCTCGTATTCAGTGCATGGAGGCAGGACTGGAGGCAGAGCGCCTACAACAAGAGCTGATGGAGACGCGACTAGCGGATGAAATGGAGGTACGGTCACGACTGGACAAGGCTCGTGCCGAGCTGGACATGCAGGTGCAGCAGGCTGCAAGACTGGAGAGCAGCTGCAGAGCCGTGGAGCTCTCACTTGGGCAGTCAAACATTAGGCTACAG GAGAGAGAGCAGGAGCTGGAACAGTTAACCAAGGAGCTGAGGCAGGTAAACCTTCAACAGTTTATTCAACAGACTGGCACCAAAGTAACAGTTCTACCAGCAGACCCCAATGAGGAGGAAGCTAACGCAG AGTCAGAAAATCAGTCTGGATCTCTGAAGCGGCTTGGATCAACCCGACAACTTCCCGCTGACTTACGGGTTCTGCAGAGCCCCCTGAACACAACCTTTAACCCTGAAGGCATCTATGTCTGA